The Pyrenophora tritici-repentis strain M4 chromosome 10, whole genome shotgun sequence genome contains a region encoding:
- a CDS encoding smr domain containing protein: MDEELRMLEQEYCPPIDPTLLYTIYSDYAGEPNAVSLTRHLLDTLKITADIEALNFDPSGSSGGAVQDASKHSTDVESNADSWATQTVATDQSNLSSDSMRSGSGRSGSDEGSFESGYYKDTKQFDVPTKELLLAETFPGLRLSQVTYTLRKCGYDYDKATDELLNQVFFDDSRKSPTEEGPIARGIEAFSEDHVVPHRGKKGKNKKKQKVSLNGPDTSYFVEANATSNRWQNTSRDVEFVTSRTNVPPKTVSSIYHANGASLSATVLAVVRKDIEAHRKEEPDAALVQDAIALNESFPSMDLEYALALVRLATPSTTKAQELAKSLTQQPASETGGKGGLKLDFRYAPVDLSEPSEETRLPMLAPSARPRDVASTTAARNDAFEKASGAYRRGKGAPSMRQAAAYYAQEGRDLNANLKVMNAAQADALVSAQSGPTHLDLHGVSVADATSIAKQRTRAWWDGLGERRLPEWSGPGRRGGGEAYRIITGLGRHSEGGRGKLGPAVLKTLVNEGWKVEAEPGELYVTGLARRR; this comes from the exons ATGGATGAAGAATTGCGCATGCTCGAG CAGGAGTACTGCCCGCCAATAGACCCTACCCTATTGTACACTATATACTCAGATTATGCAGGGGAACCGAACGCCGTTAGCCTTACGAGGCATCTGCTGGACACCCTAAAAATTACAGCCGATATCGAGGCGCTCAACTTCGATCCATCTGGTAGCAGCGGAGGCGCCGTCCAAGATGCCAGCAAGCATAGCACCGACGTAGAGTCCAACGCCGATTCGTGGGCGACGCAGACGGTAGCGACGGATCAATCGAACCTCTCCAGCGACTCCATGCGGAGTGGAAGCGGTCGGTCGGGAAGCGACGAAGGCTCATTTGAGAGCGGATACTACAAGGACACGAAGCAATTTGATGTTCCGACCAAGGAGCTGCTGCTCGCCGAGACATTCCCGGGGCTGCGTCTCTCCCAGGTGACGTATACGCTGAGGAAATGCGGCTACGACTACGACAAAGCGACGGACGAGCTGCTGAACCAAGTCTTCTTCGACGATAGCAGGAAGAGCCCTACAGAAGAAGGTCCGATTGCCAGGGGGATCGAAGCTTTCTCTGAAGATCATGTGGTGCCGCATCGTGGAAAGAAGGGCAAGAACAAAAAGAAGCAGAAAGTCTCTCTGAACGGGCCAGACACGAGCTACTTTGTCGAAGCAAACGCGACGTCAAACCGCTGGCAGAATACAAGTCGTGACGTGGAGTTTGTAACCTCACGTACGAATGTCCCTCCGAAGACAGTGTCTTCCATCTACCACGCAAACGGCGCATCTTTGTCAGCAACCGTACTGGCCGTCGTGCGGAAGGATATTGAGGCACACAGAAAGGAGGAGCCAGACGCCGCGTTAGTGCAGGATGCAATCGCTCTTAATGAAAGCTTTCCGTCCATGGACCTAGAGTATGCTCTTGCTCTGGTGCGCCTCGCTACTCCATCTACGACAAAAGCCCAGGAGCTCGCCAAGTCCCTCACTCAACAGCCGGCGAGTGAGACGGGCGGCAAGGGTGGCCTCAAACTCGACTTTCGATATGCTCCAGTCGATTTATCCGAGCCTTCAGAAGAAACGAGGCTGCCAATGCTAGCACCATCTGCGCGGCCGCGCGATGTAGCGTCCACCACCGCTGCCCGTAACGATGCTTTTGAAAAGGCAAGTGGCGCTTACCGCAGAGGCAAAGGAGCGCCTTCCATGAGGCAAGCAGCAGCGTACTACGCGCAAGAGGGACGTGATCTCAACGCCAACCTCAAAGTTATGAATGCAGCCCAGGCTGACGCGCTCGTATCAGCGCAGTCTGGGCCTACACATTTAGACTTGCACGGAGTAAGCGTTGCGGACGCGACGAGCATTGCAAAACAACGCACCCGAGCCTGGTGGGACGGTCTTGGGGAGCGAAGACTACCTGAGTGGAGTGGTCCTGGTAGGAGAGGTGGCGGCGAAGCATATCGAATCATCACAGGTCTAGGCCGACACAGCGAGGGCGGTAGAGGCAAGCTAGGGCCCGCGGTCCTGAAAACACTAGTCAACGAAGGCTGGAAAGTGGAGGCTGAACCTGGGGAGTTGTATGTTACAGGCTTGGCAAGGAGGAGATGA
- a CDS encoding RRM-6 domain containing protein: protein MEYVGHTGSASMLVLRLTNVHMQADKRTICRYFDGYRILDQIRAMNPKTRTRSAVYVMFGSVEDKNRAHRTLNLGTILGRQIHLMPAQNGNYRINCTHNGFVHDEDKGPAVVTTSELPALNVLSGSEFPVLGRSTPVSSLSMNLPMEFVHHEDKGPAVFATSEPPALDVLLGLELPVMGRPIFVSSRPMNLPRGIPIPMHGSPEYVASNSCASHQKRDEVVNRIGPVDTLPKEVTPGGVDEPAAMTDAPLKRDEPAVMKDLPKKREEQKPSHEQPVVFSGIEQGTFSRQMPPSAEKTSKPDPLYAHASENWFLNLPKVVQDYYSSFGLPPPNPAFLDPTVNAVPNPPPPRGDFFKPALLHTPPRDDFSKPTLGHTSNPDIRENENTGEPVTDTVPKEKDILIEPLGGLWNLSGNDDPTANVICESEWYTSVPHLMARNLDALDTISRRIDREGGHGGGSGDFGSELHVTLSLR from the exons ATGGAGTACGTGGGACATACAGGCTCCGCCTCCATGTTGGTACTGCGCCTCACCAATGTCCACATGCAGGCAGACAAGAGGACGATATGCAGGTATTTCGACGGGTACAGGATCCTAGACCAGATCCGTGCGATGAATCCAAAGACTCGGACTCGTTCCGCCGTTTACGTCATGTTCGGATCGGTCGAGGATAAGAACCGCGCTCATAGAACCCTCAATCTTGGGACAATTCTTGGTCGCCAGATTCATCTAATGCCTGCCCAAAACGGCAATTATCGCA TTAACTGCACCCACAATGGATTTGTTCACGATGAAGACAAGGGCCCCGCTGTCGTCACTACATCAGAGCTACCGGCGTTGAACGTTCTCTCAGGATCGGAGTTTCCAGTGCTGGGAAGGTCAACCCCTGTTTCGTCTCTGTCCATGAACCTACCCATGGAATTTGTTCACCATGAAGACAAGGGTCCCGCTGTGTTCGCTACATCAGAACCACCAGCATTGGATGTTCTCTTAGGCTTAGAGCTTCCGGTGATGGGAAGACCTATATTTGTTTCTTCTCGACCGATGAACCTACCCAGGGGCATACCTATACCCATGCATGGAAGCCCTGAGTATGTGGCCTCCAATTCTTGTGCTTCACACCAGAAGCGTGATGAAGTTGTAAACAGAATTGGGCCCGTCGACACTCTTCCGAAAGAAGTCACTCCTGGGGGCGTCGACGAACCTGCAGCAATGACTGATGCGCCTCTGAAGCGAGACGAACCTGCAGTGATGAAGGATTTGCCTAAGAAGCGAGAGGAACAGAAGCCTTCTCACGAGCAACCTGTAGTCTTCAGCGGCATCGAACAGGGTACATTCTCCCGTCAAATGCCACCTTCAGCCGAAAAAACCTCAAAGCCGGACCCCTTATACGCTCATGCCTCCGAGAACTGGTTTCTCAACCTGCCAAAAGTCGTGCAAGACTATTACAGCTCCTTCGGCCTCCCACCACCAAACCCAGCATTCTTGGATCCGACCGTCAACGCCGTACCTAACCCGCCTCCCCCCCGCGGAGACTTCTTCAAACCCGCTCTTCTCCATACCCCACCCCGCGACGACTTCTCCAAACCGACTCTTGGCCATACTTCCAACCCCGACATCCGTGAGAACGAAAACACAGGCGAGCCGGTCACCGATACCGTCCCCAAGGAGAAGGATATACTGATAGAACCCCTTGGTGGTCTATGGAACCTTTCAGGCAATGATGATCCAACTGCCAATGTCATCTGTGAGAGCGAATGGTACACTTCCGTGCCTCAT
- a CDS encoding Periplasmic protein TonB: MDLIDFGNHRDPIPKAPCTGDAIPTNPPTGDTMADNPSTADTDDAAIHLPLRPVTPRNTHIPVYTPTTFDFSTLPSNSRVRIFRLRPSISHFWAHLTPASAFPQQYLPDLDSHNWGPDLLDAINNLARLSRLEYKTQAVWW; the protein is encoded by the exons ATGGATCTCATCGATTTCGGCAACCACAGGGACCCCATCCCCAAAGCCCCATGCACAGGAGACGCCATCCCGACAAACCCACCTACAGGCGACACCATGGCCGACAACCCCTCCACCGCCGACACCGACGACGCCGCCATCCACCTACCCCTTCGCCCCGTCACCCCGCGCAATACCCACATTCCCGTCTATACCCCCACGACCTTCGACTTCTCCACCCTCCCCTCTAACTCCCGTGTCCGCATCTTCCGCCTCCGCCCCTCAATCTCCCACTTCTGGGCCCACCTCACCCCCGCCTCCGCCTTCCCCCAGCAATACCTGCCCGACCTGGACTCCCACAACTGGGGACCCGACCTCCTcgacgccatcaacaacCTCGCGCGCCTCTCGCGTTTAGAGTACAAGACTCAGGCTGTCTG GTGGTAG
- a CDS encoding F-box domain-containing protein encodes MLTNGDNVCAGAASDRLSKLPDELLLQIFEAVGRIARRDLCNVSRVNKKCHRLSDAILYKSILFETPELHLTFSESLSRRPRRGSAIQEIKLAYPSSELSQLALDAPVHGSYLDPQRSDSLSRTLSIMSNLEKLDISVPDVLLRGIGTLFNGPFDLACLKTCSLFYQSANDAYWDLRENIHIFAHPTLEMLTIRRAKLDERGFDHIERPHQTALKKLHLIECDINDDSLGDLLELPSALEEFVMTQTEEPEPELEESSDNVGDYILAAQSQAEFLTSITIDHPTLTGRKVLRMREFAALKTLRLNWDYQLFGKSSKKPRLHSVGLPPVMETLELFNELGSDAEVTDLLLATIEQKSIVARNWKTMVVVEER; translated from the exons ATGTTAACAAATGGCGACAATGTATGTGCAGGCGCTGCCAGTGATCGACTGAGTAAATTACCAGACGAACTACTCCTTCAAATCTTCGAGGCAGTGGGGCGCATCGCCAGGCGGGACCTGTGCAATGTGTCGCGGGTCAACAAGAAATGCCACCGCCTCAGTGATGCGATTCTTTACAAGAGCATTCTATTCGAGACACCGGAGCTGCATCTTACTTTCAGTGAGTCGCTAAGTCGACGACCGCGTCGAGGCTCCGCTATTCAAGAAATCAAGCTTGCCTACCCATCCTCAGAACTATCGCAGCTAGCGCTCGATGCGCCTGTGCATGGTTCCTACCTGGATCCCCAACGCTCAGACAGCCTCTCGCGGACCTTGTCCATAATGTCAAATCTGGAAAAACTTGACATATCAGTGCCCGACGTGCTGCTACGCGGAATCGGAACCTTGTTCAACGGCCCTTTTGACCTTGCTTGCCTCAAGACATGTTCGCTCTTCTACCAAAGCGCAAATGACGCATACTGGGACCTCCGCGAAAACATCCACATCTTCGCACACCCTACCCTGGAAATGCTAACGATCCGGAGAGCGAAACTAGATGAAAGAGGCTTCGACCATATCGAGCGACCACACCAAACCGCACTCAAGAAGCTTCACCTCATCGAATGCGACATCAACGACGACTCACTTGGCGATCTTCTTGAACTTCCTTCCGCGCTCGAGGAGTTCGTCATGACGCAGACTGAAGAGCCGGAACCGGAATTAGAAGAAAGCTCCGATAATGTTGGCGATTACATCTTAGCCGCGCAGTCTCAGGCGGAGTTTTTGACTAGCATCACCATCGACCACCCCACCCTCACAGGCAGAAAGGTCCTCCGAATGCGCGAATTCGCCGCACTCAAGACACTCCGGCTAAATTGGGACTACCAACTCTTTGGTAAATCGTCTAAGAAACCGCGCCTGCACTCCGTTGGTTTACCGCCTGTCATGGAAACGCTCGAACTCTTCAATGAACTGGGTAGCGATGCTGAGGTTACGGATCTTTTACTGGCGACGATCGAGCAGAAGAGTATTGTGGCGAGAAATTGGAAGAcgatggtcgttgtggagg AACGTTAA